From the Pseudomonas sp. SORT22 genome, one window contains:
- a CDS encoding MaoC/PaaZ C-terminal domain-containing protein translates to MSRTWIELGSTAALSGLYLRAARKRKISGDRLPGTGLRCHLSVDPQQLEAYRKLCHFSDDGRLPPTFPHVMAFALQMQLLTAKDFPLPLLGLVHLHNSIRVLRPLGGISRLRFSVHVENLQPHEKGATCDLITEAEDGLGLIWSETSRMLCRGLKLSGDAPAVDEPETLPLSELTRWYADSDIGRRYAKVCGDYNPIHLSAASARLFGFPTAIAHGMWSKAMALAALRGHLPVSGYEIGVGFVKPVRLPSEVILNASPAAAEGQLQLDGHGELVHMRGAWQPLS, encoded by the coding sequence ATGAGCCGCACATGGATCGAGTTGGGCAGCACGGCGGCGCTTTCCGGGCTGTACCTGCGCGCCGCGCGCAAGCGCAAGATCAGCGGCGACCGCCTGCCCGGCACTGGCTTGCGCTGCCACTTGAGCGTCGACCCGCAGCAGCTTGAGGCTTACCGCAAACTCTGCCATTTCAGCGACGACGGGCGCCTGCCGCCGACCTTCCCGCATGTCATGGCCTTCGCCCTGCAGATGCAGTTGCTGACCGCAAAGGACTTTCCCTTGCCGCTGCTGGGGCTGGTGCACCTGCACAACAGCATTCGTGTGCTGCGCCCGCTGGGCGGCATCAGTCGCCTGCGTTTTAGCGTGCATGTAGAGAACCTGCAGCCCCATGAAAAAGGCGCCACCTGCGACCTGATCACCGAAGCCGAAGACGGCCTCGGCCTGATCTGGTCCGAAACCAGCCGCATGCTCTGCCGAGGGCTGAAACTGAGCGGCGACGCGCCTGCGGTAGACGAGCCCGAAACCCTGCCCTTGAGCGAACTGACCCGCTGGTACGCCGACAGCGATATCGGCCGGCGTTACGCCAAAGTCTGCGGCGACTACAACCCGATCCACCTCAGTGCCGCCAGCGCCAGGCTATTCGGCTTTCCTACCGCCATTGCCCATGGCATGTGGAGCAAGGCCATGGCCCTGGCCGCCTTGCGCGGGCACCTGCCGGTCAGTGGCTATGAGATAGGGGTGGGCTTCGTTAAACCGGTGCGCCTGCCCAGCGAGGTGATCCTCAATGCCAGCCCGGCCGCGGCCGAGGGCCAGTTGCAGCTCGACGGCCATGGCGAGCTGGTGCACATGCGCGGCGCCTGGCAGCCACTGAGCTGA
- a CDS encoding MazG-like family protein yields the protein MNLQELTERLHRIRDNNDWRGFHSPKNLAMAASVEMAELVEIFQWLTEDQSRQLPPEQLEHAGQEVGDIVLYLLLLCSELGLDMEQVVRSKLADSERRFAK from the coding sequence ATGAATTTGCAAGAACTGACCGAACGCCTGCACCGCATCCGCGACAACAACGACTGGCGCGGCTTTCACAGCCCGAAGAACCTGGCCATGGCCGCCAGCGTCGAGATGGCCGAGCTGGTGGAAATATTCCAGTGGCTGACTGAAGACCAGTCGCGCCAGTTACCGCCCGAGCAGCTGGAACACGCCGGCCAGGAAGTCGGCGATATCGTCCTCTACCTGTTGCTGCTGTGCAGCGAGCTGGGCCTGGACATGGAGCAGGTGGTCAGAAGCAAACTGGCCGACAGCGAAAGGCGTTTTGCCAAATGA
- a CDS encoding methyltransferase domain-containing protein — translation MNDRHFDELATRFAEKIYGGAKGAIRLAVLQADLAEALPDRPLRVLDIGAGLGHMSLWLAQRGHQVTLAEPAAPMLDGARERFAEAGQQATFIQAPWQDLLGQLTEPYDLVLCHAVLEWLAEPEAILPVLHQLTRTDGLLSLAFYNRDALVYRNLLKGHFRKLRSNELAGEKQSLTPQKPLDPRTLKAQLEGLWQVESESGVRVFHDYMPRDFQAKAELLDLLEMELAHRRHPAFAGLGRYLHWICRPR, via the coding sequence ATGAACGACCGTCACTTCGATGAGCTGGCGACCCGTTTTGCCGAAAAAATCTATGGCGGTGCCAAAGGCGCGATCCGCCTGGCAGTACTCCAGGCGGACCTCGCCGAAGCGCTCCCTGATCGCCCGCTGCGGGTACTGGATATCGGCGCGGGCCTGGGTCATATGTCGCTATGGCTGGCCCAGCGCGGGCACCAGGTGACTCTGGCCGAACCCGCCGCGCCGATGCTCGACGGCGCCCGAGAGCGCTTTGCCGAAGCCGGCCAGCAAGCCACCTTCATCCAGGCACCGTGGCAGGACCTGCTCGGCCAGTTGACCGAGCCCTATGACCTGGTGCTGTGCCACGCGGTACTGGAATGGCTGGCCGAACCTGAGGCCATCCTGCCGGTGCTGCATCAATTGACCCGCACCGATGGCCTGCTGTCGTTGGCGTTCTACAACCGCGACGCGCTGGTGTACCGCAACCTGCTCAAGGGCCATTTCCGCAAGTTGCGCAGCAACGAGCTGGCCGGTGAAAAGCAGAGCCTGACCCCGCAAAAACCACTTGATCCACGCACGCTCAAGGCGCAACTTGAAGGCTTGTGGCAGGTCGAAAGTGAAAGTGGCGTGCGGGTTTTCCACGACTACATGCCCCGCGATTTCCAGGCCAAGGCCGAGCTGCTCGACCTGCTGGAAATGGAGCTGGCGCATCGTCGTCACCCGGCCTTCGCCGGCCTGGGCCGCTACCTGCACTGGATCTGCCGACCGCGCTGA
- a CDS encoding DUF4136 domain-containing protein, protein MPYRLTLGLLCLALAACQGSNPYVASSRPLPPAPAQAATTFDASAYPAAPRDYARYHSWAWLNGQLPAGSTYAEPAQLADAVSNALDQRGLRPARNGQAGDLLVSADLRLERRLRQVREDYYPYDNYPYGGYGGYGSFGRYHNGYGAYASVPLVRTYEVEVMVVHVELYDARDGQPVWSASAETASQDSQGKRADAVRESVQKALASYPPS, encoded by the coding sequence ATGCCGTACCGTTTGACCCTGGGCCTGCTGTGCCTGGCCTTGGCCGCCTGCCAGGGCAGCAACCCGTATGTGGCCAGCTCCCGCCCGTTGCCCCCGGCCCCCGCACAGGCCGCCACGACCTTCGATGCCAGCGCCTACCCGGCCGCGCCGCGCGACTACGCCCGCTACCACAGCTGGGCCTGGCTCAACGGCCAGTTGCCGGCGGGCAGCACCTATGCAGAGCCTGCACAGCTGGCCGATGCGGTCAGCAACGCCCTCGACCAGCGCGGCCTGCGCCCGGCGCGCAATGGCCAGGCAGGCGACCTGCTGGTGAGCGCCGACCTGCGCCTGGAACGGCGCCTGCGCCAGGTGCGCGAAGACTACTACCCCTACGACAACTACCCCTATGGTGGTTACGGCGGCTACGGCAGTTTTGGCCGCTATCACAATGGCTACGGGGCCTACGCCAGCGTGCCGCTGGTGCGCACATACGAGGTCGAAGTGATGGTGGTGCACGTCGAGCTGTATGACGCCCGCGACGGCCAGCCAGTCTGGAGCGCCAGCGCCGAGACCGCCAGCCAGGACTCCCAGGGCAAGCGCGCGGACGCGGTGCGCGAATCGGTGCAAAAGGCCCTGGCCAGCTATCCTCCCAGTTAA
- a CDS encoding DUF4136 domain-containing protein — MLRRLALLSLALLLGACQSNNVTQDFDASRDFAAYRSWAWQEPGLQYRPDDPRIKSDLTEQRIRQAVAGQLDQRGLRPAQGNSRPDLRVQSYLIVENRQQQVTTNYGGAWGGYWGGYWGGPMYNETRSVDYKVATIQVDLFDARDGKLVWRGSAEQIMNNYPPSPQERNSAIQNTVAKLMGNYPPR; from the coding sequence ATGTTGCGCCGTCTCGCTTTACTCTCGCTCGCGCTGCTGCTCGGCGCCTGCCAGAGCAACAATGTCACCCAGGATTTCGACGCCAGCCGCGACTTCGCCGCTTACCGCAGCTGGGCCTGGCAGGAGCCGGGGCTGCAATACCGCCCGGATGACCCGCGGATCAAGAGCGACCTCACCGAACAACGCATCCGCCAGGCGGTGGCCGGCCAGCTTGACCAGCGTGGCCTGCGCCCGGCCCAGGGCAACAGCCGCCCGGACCTCAGGGTGCAGTCCTACCTGATCGTCGAGAACCGCCAGCAACAAGTCACGACCAATTATGGCGGCGCCTGGGGTGGCTACTGGGGCGGCTACTGGGGTGGGCCGATGTACAACGAAACCCGCAGCGTCGACTACAAGGTGGCAACCATCCAGGTCGACCTGTTCGACGCCCGCGACGGCAAGCTGGTGTGGCGCGGCAGTGCCGAGCAGATCATGAACAACTACCCGCCAAGCCCGCAAGAGCGCAACTCGGCAATCCAGAACACCGTCGCCAAGCTGATGGGCAACTACCCGCCACGCTGA
- a CDS encoding pilus assembly protein TadG-related protein gives MSTRFPARQRGAIGLIAALTLGMALLFGLLVVDSGRLYLEQRKLQRVVDMAALEAAGQSAVCSGPGPQAAALAQTSASRNGFTLAEGRTLATACGTLQTGVDSLRRFTVNPARNDAIRVIAQNSVPTSIAAGVQALVRGNTLPTTTNLTAQAVAATPKPPLAVLRIRTTLADIDSRKSALLNALLDPLGGRVQLDALGWQGLANTDINLLKYLDQLAINVSVQAGNYDELLGKQLSATQLIQAAIDVFKQGSNTAIDVATNLGKLTVATDDNRVLKLNEILDIQAGTAKAGLDTSLQLLQLVQGVILLADKYNAASVELPFNALGLVSGKVQIKVIEPPRISAIGNPQTDDISVQTAQIRTLVSLNTPVVDTLGGIVTEVLKLAAPLTNILNNLLHLNLLGTVQSLTCALGVPCKVSDIEALSKAARIDISIDTVKATSRVSAYRCSPDKQLTASTDSAAATVTIGKIDNPATFFSTGSGTVTPIPLIDIGTNICTSVLGLFPKCATRVPWVGGGVGIKPDPLQVLSRHENLLFSGANLPEIGKPAPYLSMQPINVVQSLSTTIDTLPLQVYKPQNGDVLGEILSVASSVLTGVTNILKPMIKNLLSPLVDPLLNALLKVLGIDLNTVEVSANLTCSSSRAQLVL, from the coding sequence GTGTCTACTCGCTTTCCAGCACGGCAACGTGGCGCCATCGGCTTGATCGCCGCCCTGACCCTGGGCATGGCCTTATTGTTCGGGCTGTTGGTGGTCGACAGCGGGCGGCTCTACCTGGAGCAGCGCAAGTTGCAGCGGGTGGTCGATATGGCGGCACTGGAGGCAGCCGGGCAAAGCGCCGTGTGCAGCGGCCCCGGGCCCCAGGCCGCGGCCCTGGCCCAAACCAGCGCCAGCCGCAATGGTTTTACCCTGGCCGAAGGGCGAACCCTGGCCACCGCTTGCGGCACCCTGCAGACCGGCGTCGACAGCCTGCGCCGTTTTACCGTCAACCCCGCACGCAACGATGCGATCAGGGTTATCGCCCAGAACAGCGTGCCCACCAGCATCGCCGCCGGGGTGCAGGCGCTGGTTCGCGGCAATACCCTGCCTACCACCACCAACCTCACGGCCCAGGCCGTGGCGGCGACGCCGAAGCCACCCTTGGCCGTATTGCGCATCCGTACAACCCTGGCCGACATCGACTCACGCAAATCGGCATTGCTCAATGCCCTGCTCGATCCGTTGGGTGGGCGGGTGCAACTGGATGCCCTGGGCTGGCAAGGCCTGGCCAACACGGATATCAACCTGCTCAAGTACCTGGACCAACTGGCAATTAACGTCAGTGTACAAGCCGGCAACTACGACGAGCTGCTGGGTAAGCAGCTGTCGGCCACGCAACTGATCCAGGCGGCAATCGACGTATTCAAACAAGGCAGCAACACCGCCATCGACGTCGCCACCAACCTGGGCAAGCTCACCGTCGCCACCGATGACAACCGCGTGCTCAAGCTCAACGAAATCCTCGATATCCAGGCCGGCACCGCCAAGGCCGGGCTGGACACCAGCCTGCAATTGCTGCAACTGGTGCAAGGGGTGATCCTGCTGGCCGACAAGTACAATGCCGCTTCGGTCGAGTTGCCCTTCAATGCCCTGGGGCTGGTCAGCGGCAAGGTGCAGATCAAGGTCATCGAGCCGCCGCGAATTTCCGCCATCGGCAATCCGCAGACCGACGACATCAGCGTGCAGACTGCACAGATCCGCACCCTGGTGTCGCTGAATACGCCGGTAGTCGATACCCTCGGCGGTATCGTCACGGAGGTGCTGAAGCTGGCCGCACCGCTGACCAATATCCTTAACAACCTGCTGCACCTGAACCTGCTGGGCACCGTACAGTCCCTGACCTGCGCACTCGGCGTGCCGTGCAAGGTCAGTGACATCGAAGCCCTGAGCAAAGCTGCGCGCATTGATATCAGCATCGACACGGTCAAGGCGACCAGCCGTGTCAGCGCCTACCGCTGCAGCCCCGACAAGCAATTGACTGCGTCAACCGACAGCGCGGCAGCCACGGTCACCATCGGCAAGATCGACAACCCGGCGACCTTCTTCAGCACCGGTAGCGGCACGGTCACCCCGATCCCGCTGATCGATATCGGTACCAACATCTGCACCAGTGTGCTCGGGCTGTTTCCCAAATGCGCAACCCGGGTGCCCTGGGTAGGCGGGGGCGTGGGCATCAAGCCGGATCCGCTGCAGGTACTGTCACGCCACGAGAACCTGCTGTTCAGTGGCGCCAACCTGCCGGAGATCGGCAAGCCTGCGCCTTACCTGAGCATGCAACCGATCAACGTGGTGCAAAGCCTGAGCACCACCATCGATACCCTTCCTTTGCAGGTCTACAAACCACAGAACGGTGATGTGCTGGGCGAGATCCTCAGTGTTGCCAGCAGCGTGCTGACCGGGGTGACGAATATCCTCAAACCGATGATCAAGAACCTGCTCAGCCCGCTGGTCGATCCCCTGCTCAACGCCTTGCTCAAGGTCCTCGGCATCGACTTGAACACGGTCGAGGTCAGTGCCAACCTGACCTGCTCCAGCTCCCGCGCTCAACTGGTGCTGTAG
- a CDS encoding ATP-binding protein, translating into MSGGQSLFERWRGRAAPVEEPVAQAPEVPAVGLQLWLDGAARVLRQAGPLRAALALPTQAGVRLHDYVQPYSLLVLEGEPADWQGQLLELDFKAAGGHTLHTRGWLQAQGDGWLLQLFDIGDLLLHRQQALAAERQQHLTAHLACALRACSIERLQAVAEEQLNWLVRHWRARGAGVLVQTEQGWQIYACSGDALHWLRDEQLAPLLDRQLPASMLSSASEPALQALFPGLATYLLAFAQGQVNQAWLICIEPQEVLQAEDALLVAAAFVEPLLARLAAHQLHQQSERLDSLQLQLGAGWWQWRLDEPQLHLDPALAQSLGVPAALTLNQWLSRVHPADREAVQLAFAELQRQGCALQLSLRLLDHSTQAQPRWYRLCGQVHGSGGNRRVQGFMLDISDIKAQQLQASAAQARLENLIASSPAVIYIQRYAEGALLTEFCSASLTPMLGWQPLAGEPLQPGQWLHADDQLLWLERTRMLLQHGQSRSRYRLRDQHGGYHWVLDEARLLRDDLGLPVEVVGIWLDVSEATEATEKMRQSEERYRVLVEDSPAMICRYRPDLSLVFGNQPLADYLECPPAQLAGVNLGQWLSATQRQAFVERLAGLTPEQPVSSAEICLQLPGREHAWWLWSDRGLFDEHGQLQEIQAVGRDNTQVRRTQQQLLQSAKMATLGEMATGLAHEINQPLNVMRMAVVNALKRLENGNAEVDYLQDKLKRIDAQVLRASKVVDHMRVFGRRSELEQQPFVPWQAVEGALSLLADGLRGKGVELHVQAPGQQVQVSGHQDQLEQVLINLLVNARDALLARREQHRELQPWIAVRLEQDARQVRLLVEDNGGGIEPRLLERIFEPFFTTKPVGVGTGLGLSVSYGIIDTMGGSLSVENAELGARFCIELPVYSTS; encoded by the coding sequence GTGAGTGGCGGGCAAAGCCTGTTCGAGCGCTGGCGCGGGCGCGCGGCGCCAGTCGAAGAGCCCGTGGCGCAAGCCCCCGAGGTGCCGGCGGTGGGCCTGCAACTGTGGCTCGATGGCGCGGCCAGGGTGTTGCGCCAGGCCGGCCCGCTGCGCGCGGCGCTGGCGCTGCCGACCCAGGCCGGGGTACGTCTGCACGACTACGTACAGCCCTACAGCCTGCTGGTGCTCGAAGGCGAGCCGGCAGACTGGCAGGGGCAGCTTCTGGAACTGGACTTCAAGGCGGCCGGTGGCCACACCTTGCACACCCGCGGCTGGTTGCAAGCCCAGGGCGATGGCTGGTTGTTGCAACTATTCGATATCGGCGACCTGTTGCTGCACCGCCAGCAAGCCCTGGCTGCCGAGCGCCAGCAACACCTGACTGCGCACCTGGCCTGCGCCTTGCGCGCCTGCAGCATCGAACGCCTGCAAGCGGTGGCCGAAGAACAGCTCAACTGGCTGGTACGCCACTGGCGGGCCCGTGGCGCGGGGGTGCTGGTGCAAACCGAGCAGGGCTGGCAGATCTACGCCTGCAGTGGCGATGCGCTGCACTGGCTGCGTGACGAACAGCTTGCGCCGTTGCTCGATCGGCAGTTGCCGGCGAGCATGCTCAGCAGTGCCAGTGAGCCCGCGCTACAGGCCCTGTTTCCAGGGCTGGCGACTTACCTGTTGGCGTTTGCCCAGGGCCAGGTCAATCAGGCCTGGCTGATCTGCATCGAGCCGCAAGAGGTGCTGCAGGCCGAGGATGCCCTGCTGGTCGCCGCCGCCTTTGTCGAACCGCTGCTCGCTCGCCTGGCTGCGCACCAGTTGCACCAGCAGAGCGAGCGCCTGGACAGCCTGCAGCTGCAGTTGGGGGCCGGCTGGTGGCAATGGCGTCTGGACGAGCCGCAGTTGCATCTGGACCCGGCACTGGCCCAGAGCCTGGGCGTTCCGGCGGCGCTTACCCTTAACCAATGGCTGAGCCGCGTGCACCCGGCAGACCGCGAGGCGGTCCAGCTGGCGTTTGCCGAGCTGCAGCGCCAGGGCTGCGCCTTGCAACTGAGCCTGCGCCTGCTTGATCACAGCACCCAGGCGCAGCCGCGCTGGTATCGCTTGTGCGGCCAGGTGCACGGCAGCGGCGGCAATCGCCGGGTGCAGGGTTTTATGCTCGACATCAGCGACATCAAGGCGCAACAGCTGCAGGCCAGCGCTGCCCAGGCGCGCCTGGAAAACCTGATCGCCAGCTCGCCAGCGGTGATCTACATCCAGCGCTACGCCGAGGGCGCATTGCTCACCGAGTTCTGCAGCGCCAGCCTGACGCCGATGCTCGGCTGGCAGCCGCTGGCCGGCGAGCCCCTGCAACCGGGGCAGTGGCTGCACGCCGATGATCAGCTGCTGTGGCTGGAGCGCACGCGCATGCTCTTGCAGCACGGCCAGAGCCGCAGCCGCTATCGCCTGCGTGATCAGCATGGCGGTTATCACTGGGTACTGGATGAAGCGCGCCTGCTGCGCGATGACCTCGGTTTGCCGGTGGAGGTGGTGGGCATCTGGCTGGACGTCAGCGAGGCCACCGAGGCTACGGAAAAAATGCGCCAGAGCGAGGAGCGCTACCGGGTGCTGGTCGAGGATTCACCGGCGATGATCTGCCGCTACCGGCCGGACCTGAGCCTGGTGTTCGGCAATCAGCCTTTGGCGGATTACCTGGAATGCCCGCCCGCGCAACTGGCCGGCGTGAACCTCGGCCAGTGGCTGTCCGCGACCCAGCGCCAGGCCTTTGTCGAACGCCTGGCGGGCTTGACCCCGGAGCAGCCGGTGAGCAGCGCCGAGATCTGCCTGCAACTGCCAGGGCGCGAGCATGCCTGGTGGTTGTGGTCTGATCGTGGGTTATTCGACGAGCACGGCCAGTTGCAAGAAATCCAGGCGGTGGGCCGCGACAACACGCAAGTGCGGCGCACCCAGCAGCAACTGCTGCAAAGCGCGAAAATGGCCACCCTCGGCGAAATGGCCACCGGCCTTGCCCATGAGATCAACCAGCCGCTCAACGTCATGCGCATGGCCGTGGTCAACGCGCTCAAGCGTCTGGAAAACGGCAATGCCGAGGTCGACTACCTGCAAGACAAACTAAAACGTATCGATGCCCAGGTGCTGCGCGCCTCCAAAGTAGTCGACCACATGCGCGTGTTCGGTCGGCGTTCGGAGCTTGAGCAGCAACCGTTCGTGCCCTGGCAGGCGGTGGAGGGCGCCCTGTCGTTGCTGGCCGACGGCTTGCGCGGCAAGGGCGTGGAATTGCATGTGCAGGCACCTGGGCAGCAGGTGCAGGTCAGTGGTCATCAGGATCAGCTGGAACAGGTGCTGATCAACCTGCTGGTCAACGCCCGCGATGCCCTGTTGGCCCGACGCGAGCAGCACCGCGAGCTACAGCCGTGGATTGCCGTGAGGCTAGAGCAGGATGCCCGGCAGGTGCGGTTGCTGGTCGAGGACAACGGCGGCGGCATCGAGCCGCGTTTGCTCGAACGCATCTTCGAGCCGTTCTTCACCACCAAGCCGGTGGGCGTTGGCACTGGCCTGGGGCTGTCGGTGAGCTACGGCATCATCGACACCATGGGCGGCAGCCTGAGTGTCGAGAACGCCGAGCTGGGGGCGCGGTTCTGTATCGAGTTGCCGGTCTACAGCACCAGTTGA
- a CDS encoding TadE/TadG family type IV pilus assembly protein, producing the protein MQASLCKRQKGAAALEFVAVFVIFFAVFYGVVSYGLPMLMLQSFNQASSEAVRRCVALDPASATYGADVEALAKRVLGEQLAWMPAPLAFKVNSDATVVLTPGKLLTVKINYAKSKLTAVLPVLKLPGIGEVPRLPDSLKAEASLQL; encoded by the coding sequence ATGCAAGCAAGCCTGTGCAAGCGGCAAAAAGGCGCGGCAGCCCTCGAGTTTGTCGCGGTATTCGTGATCTTCTTCGCGGTCTTCTACGGGGTGGTCAGCTACGGTCTGCCGATGCTGATGCTGCAATCGTTCAACCAGGCCAGCAGTGAAGCGGTACGCCGCTGTGTGGCGCTGGATCCTGCCAGCGCCACTTACGGCGCTGATGTCGAGGCGCTGGCCAAGCGCGTGCTCGGCGAGCAACTGGCGTGGATGCCAGCGCCGTTGGCTTTCAAGGTCAACAGCGATGCCACGGTTGTCCTTACCCCGGGCAAGCTGCTGACGGTGAAGATCAACTACGCCAAGAGCAAACTGACCGCGGTATTGCCGGTACTGAAACTGCCGGGCATCGGTGAGGTGCCGCGCCTGCCCGACAGCCTCAAGGCCGAAGCGAGCCTGCAGCTGTGA
- a CDS encoding prepilin peptidase has protein sequence MQSIVLLLWLALCSEQDLRERQIANTLTLGAAACALGYLFVTGHTWIGADASEGGLALAIVMLLTLPGYMLGRLGAGDVKLLGALALATDRMHLLGTFIGAGVAVVAWLLSRRWLWSLLSQKVKNRLKQLSEESSKKQPFAPFLLVGFLLAAVWIN, from the coding sequence ATGCAAAGCATTGTTCTGCTGCTGTGGCTTGCCTTGTGCTCTGAACAAGATCTGCGCGAACGCCAGATCGCCAATACCCTGACCCTCGGCGCCGCCGCCTGCGCCCTGGGCTACCTGTTCGTTACCGGACACACCTGGATTGGCGCCGACGCCAGTGAAGGCGGCCTGGCGCTGGCCATCGTCATGCTGCTGACCCTGCCCGGCTACATGCTTGGCCGCCTCGGCGCCGGCGACGTGAAATTGCTCGGTGCCCTGGCCCTGGCCACTGATCGCATGCACCTGTTGGGGACATTTATCGGTGCCGGGGTCGCAGTTGTCGCCTGGCTGCTCAGCCGCCGTTGGCTGTGGTCCCTTTTAAGTCAGAAGGTTAAGAACCGTCTGAAGCAATTGAGCGAAGAATCGTCAAAAAAACAGCCGTTCGCGCCATTCCTGCTGGTCGGTTTTCTACTGGCGGCGGTCTGGATCAATTAG
- a CDS encoding response regulator transcription factor → MSKPVSELKVLVVDDQPLIVEELCEFLQGSGYRCLPCHSSTQAIEQFSVDQEIALVVCDLHMPDCDGLELMRALKAIAGPQRQFEAIMLTGRAAKQDVIKALREGFADYYQKPVDLNELLEGVQRQEAAVLERRRSYQHLGDLNQKLQFLAESIDDLYQDLDKARGLGAHRRASDIEPEAESDNLPALFDKLSPRQLDVAKLVSKGKTNYQIACELGITENTVKLYVSQVLRLTHMHNRTQLALALSPGSSPLHQRVTAH, encoded by the coding sequence GTGAGCAAGCCAGTCAGTGAGTTGAAGGTGCTGGTCGTGGACGACCAGCCACTGATAGTCGAAGAGTTGTGCGAATTTCTCCAGGGCAGCGGCTACCGTTGCCTGCCCTGTCATTCCAGTACCCAGGCCATCGAGCAGTTCAGTGTCGATCAGGAGATTGCCCTGGTGGTGTGCGACCTGCACATGCCCGACTGCGATGGCCTCGAACTGATGCGCGCGCTCAAGGCCATTGCCGGGCCGCAGCGTCAGTTCGAAGCGATCATGCTCACCGGGCGCGCGGCCAAGCAGGACGTGATCAAGGCGCTGCGCGAAGGCTTTGCCGACTACTATCAAAAACCGGTCGACCTCAACGAGCTGCTTGAAGGGGTACAACGCCAGGAGGCCGCCGTGCTGGAGCGGCGCCGCAGCTACCAGCACCTGGGTGACCTGAACCAGAAACTGCAGTTTCTCGCCGAGTCGATCGACGATCTCTACCAGGACCTGGACAAGGCCCGCGGGCTCGGTGCGCACCGGCGCGCCAGCGATATCGAGCCGGAAGCTGAAAGCGACAACCTGCCAGCGCTGTTCGACAAGTTGTCACCGCGCCAGCTGGACGTGGCCAAACTGGTCAGCAAGGGCAAGACCAACTACCAGATCGCCTGCGAACTGGGCATCACCGAGAACACCGTGAAACTCTACGTGTCGCAGGTGCTGCGCCTGACCCACATGCACAACCGCACCCAGCTGGCGCTGGCGTTGTCACCCGGCTCCTCGCCCCTGCATCAGCGAGTCACGGCGCACTGA
- a CDS encoding DUF3613 domain-containing protein — translation MNRSLLLLALSALPLAALALEGGPSSKAQQTTEAWLQLQARNLEASKIPQTATPKERDQSMQRWLDSYKYVIPDFYRWESTGASDK, via the coding sequence ATGAACAGGTCATTGCTCCTGCTTGCCCTCAGCGCACTGCCCCTGGCCGCCCTGGCGCTGGAGGGCGGGCCTTCGTCCAAGGCCCAGCAAACCACCGAAGCCTGGCTGCAGCTGCAGGCACGCAACCTTGAAGCCTCGAAGATCCCGCAGACGGCCACGCCCAAGGAGCGCGACCAGAGCATGCAGCGCTGGCTCGACAGCTACAAATATGTGATCCCGGACTTCTACCGCTGGGAAAGTACCGGCGCGTCCGACAAGTGA
- a CDS encoding tetratricopeptide repeat protein, whose amino-acid sequence MKAVMVIMSLALLAGCTTQDGAQWLALPGMPVSCSKPDSAQELALSMADEMLAEGRPHASLAHLEALPADMAQVRLRKARVSRLLGRSEAEPLYRSLLGGCLAAEGEHGLGQLASARGDNLQAQRHLLRAVRLAPTDEKVRNDLGVVYLNQGNVEQARFEFLTAIELKDNNALAAVNLVSLLLYQDKFQQAADLVSRLHLTPAQFSEARARAEQLKKPAARTDQVAVITPEASSVTQQ is encoded by the coding sequence ATGAAAGCAGTCATGGTGATCATGAGCCTGGCGCTGCTCGCTGGCTGTACCACTCAGGACGGCGCGCAGTGGCTGGCCTTGCCGGGTATGCCGGTCAGTTGCAGCAAGCCGGATTCGGCCCAGGAGCTGGCCTTGAGCATGGCCGACGAGATGCTCGCCGAGGGCCGCCCGCATGCCAGCCTGGCGCACCTTGAGGCGTTGCCGGCGGACATGGCCCAGGTGCGCTTGCGCAAGGCCCGGGTGTCGCGCCTGCTCGGGCGCAGCGAAGCCGAGCCGTTGTACCGTAGCCTGCTCGGTGGCTGCCTGGCAGCAGAAGGCGAGCATGGCCTGGGGCAACTGGCCTCGGCCCGGGGTGACAACCTCCAGGCCCAGCGCCATTTGCTGCGTGCAGTGCGCCTGGCGCCGACCGACGAAAAGGTGCGCAACGACCTCGGCGTGGTTTACCTGAACCAGGGCAATGTCGAGCAAGCGCGTTTCGAGTTCCTTACCGCCATCGAGCTCAAAGACAACAACGCCCTGGCGGCGGTCAACCTGGTGAGCCTGCTGCTGTACCAGGACAAGTTCCAGCAGGCCGCCGACCTGGTCAGTCGCCTGCACCTGACGCCGGCGCAATTCAGTGAAGCCCGGGCGCGCGCCGAGCAACTGAAGAAACCCGCGGCGCGGACCGACCAGGTCGCGGTGATAACCCCAGAAGCCTCAAGCGTCACCCAACAGTGA